Proteins encoded within one genomic window of Agelaius phoeniceus isolate bAgePho1 chromosome Z, bAgePho1.hap1, whole genome shotgun sequence:
- the LOC129119828 gene encoding uncharacterized protein LOC129119828, with protein sequence MAMMCKKFINMLGSAPGMNGSWLWLFVQFVRGGAAGNEAFQPLLSFFSYESVASVVKDVQFPLNVRETIFLVFNLVTFLYTVCCLSRMRAEISRRADETPDLGVDPGVKHPEWCGKWEEMGHILKEFSDPIVWDFPHKQIQNPAEVGKYLKEKYQDEPKERKVIAVSWALAYAYRTLLETVGQQTEAGGQGDKSAIPVTQAAANTTGSKPAAKPDSEPKPAAKPMAVATSTRSGKCTDKTNRPVDDDDDDDAAEGTSMPPDIKSGVKAAGARPDANIESFSLKDLRGLRKDYTRRPDESIISWLVRLWDAAGEATILDGTEARHLGSLSHDPVIDQGMMRGANPQSLWARVLESVAQRYLCADDLYMQQTQWKTIEQGIQRLREMAVAEIIFSDDVTTRNPDLVPCTSVMWRKLVRLGPHEYASALAIMKQDERDETVLDMARKLRAYADAVHGPTHARIAAVETRLQNLEDKIEENHKKLREEIKEDLLQISAVQIRGSGIQGRRSPDGQRRYTHEQSCGSTCVTVEKI encoded by the coding sequence ATGGCAATGATGTGCAAGAAGTTTATAAACATGTTGGGGTCTGCTCCAGGTATGAATGGTTCTTGGCTATGGTTATTCGTccagtttgttagaggaggagcagcagggaatgaggcttttcagcctttgctttccttcttctcctatgAATCGGTTGCATCAGTAGTAAAGgatgttcagtttcccctgaatgttaGAGAAACCATCTTTCTTGTATTCAATCTGGTAACCTTCCTCTATACAGTCTGCTGTCTCTCCagaatgagggctgagatttctagacgggctgatgagacccctgactTAGGAGTAGACCCAGGGGTGAAACATCCTGagtggtgtgggaaatgggaggaaatgggccacATCCTGAAGGAATTCTCCGATCCTATagtctgggattttccccataaacaaattcagaacccagctgaggtggggaaatatctgaaagagaaataccaggatgagcctaaggagagaaaggtcattgcagtgagctgggccctggcatatgcttatcgcactctgttggagactgtaggacagcagacggaggcaggggggcagggagataaatcagctatcccagtcactcaggctgcagccaacaccacaggctcaaagccagcagccaaaccagatagtgagcctaagccagcagctaaaccaatGGCTGTTGCTACCAGTACCAGAAGTGGGAAATGCACAGACAAGACCAATCGAccagtggatgatgatgatgatgatgatgcagcagaaggaacctcaatgcctcctgacataaaatcaggagtcaaagcagcaggtgcaagaccagatgcaaatattgagtccttttccctgaaggaccttcGTGGCTTACGGAAGGATTACACCCGACGACCTGATGAATCCATAATTAGTTGGTTAGTCcgtctctgggatgctgcaggcgagGCTACAATTCTGGATGGCACAGAAGCgaggcatttgggatccctgtcacatgatcctgtcattgaccaaggaatgatgaggggggcaaaccctcagagcctctgggcacgggtcttggaaagtgttgcacaaagatacctgtgtgcagatgatctTTATATGCAACAGACACAGTGGAAGACCATAGAGCAAGGGATCCAACGCCTGAGAgagatggcagtggcagagattatCTTCTCAGATGATGTGACAACTAGGAACCCAGACTTGGTGCCATGCACGTCTGTGATGTGGCGGAAACTTGTGCGACTTGGGCCACACGAATATGCTTCTGCCCTAGCCATAATGAAGCAGGATGAGAGGGACGAGACTGTGCTGGATATGGCAAGGAAGCTCCgagcatatgcagatgctgtgcatggcccaacacatgccagaatTGCAGCGGTAGAAACACGTCTGCAGAACTTAGAGGATAAGATAGAGGAGAATCATaagaagctcagagaggagattaaagaagaccttctccaaatctcAGCAGTACAGATCAGAGGTTCTGGTATCCAAGGCAGACGTTCCCCAGATGGCCAGAGAAGGTACACCCacgaacagagctgtggttctacctgcgtgactgtggagaaaatatga